A stretch of the Leptolyngbya sp. FACHB-261 genome encodes the following:
- the hisA gene encoding 1-(5-phosphoribosyl)-5-[(5-phosphoribosylamino)methylideneamino]imidazole-4-carboxamide isomerase — protein sequence MEILPAIDILAGRCVRLYQGDYAQSEIFDEDPVAVAQRWAEQGATRLHLVDLDGAKAGSAQNWPVIERIVRAVDLPVQVGGGLRNTDSVSSLLNLGVQRAILGTVAVEQPDLVAQLAQQFPGQIAVGIDARDGKVATRGWLETSEIQAIELAQRMATLGVAAIIYTDIQRDGTLSGPNLTALGQMVQAVSIPVIASGGMSSVSDLLSLLALPAPGVQGAIIGRALYTGDIVLKEALRAVGPGRWQDVPPDLGQTSLA from the coding sequence ATGGAAATTCTCCCGGCTATCGACATTTTGGCGGGCCGTTGTGTCCGGTTATATCAAGGGGACTATGCTCAGTCCGAGATCTTCGATGAGGATCCGGTGGCTGTAGCTCAGCGCTGGGCCGAACAAGGAGCTACGCGCCTGCACCTGGTTGACCTCGACGGTGCTAAAGCAGGCAGTGCTCAAAACTGGCCGGTTATTGAGCGCATTGTCCGTGCCGTTGACCTCCCCGTTCAGGTCGGCGGTGGGCTGCGCAATACTGACAGCGTGAGCAGTTTGCTGAATCTGGGTGTGCAACGAGCGATTCTGGGCACGGTAGCTGTCGAGCAACCCGACTTGGTTGCGCAACTAGCTCAGCAATTTCCAGGTCAAATTGCCGTGGGCATTGATGCTCGTGATGGCAAGGTTGCCACCCGTGGTTGGTTAGAAACCTCGGAAATACAAGCCATTGAGCTGGCACAGCGGATGGCAACTCTAGGAGTAGCCGCAATTATCTACACTGATATTCAACGCGACGGTACCCTCAGTGGCCCCAACCTGACTGCTTTAGGCCAAATGGTGCAGGCAGTGTCAATTCCGGTGATCGCCTCGGGCGGTATGAGTTCGGTGAGCGATCTGCTTAGTTTGCTAGCCCTGCCAGCCCCCGGCGTGCAGGGCGCGATTATCGGTCGGGCTCTTTACACAGGCGATATCGTGCTCAAGGAAGCTTTGCGAGCCGTAGGTCCTGGCCGTTGGCAAGATGTGCCGCCAGACTTAGGCCAAACCAGCTTGGCTTAG
- a CDS encoding HEAT repeat domain-containing protein, with product MLFSVKAINRFLYELPKQHSAQSALAVDSAIDSASSPAFSPGLKSESDGLSQWLAELQTGNRQQRQKAIWQLGLEGDSRAIQPLTQLLLNSDSQHRSLILGALSEIGARTLKPLYNALLICLQDESPEVRKNALRDLTRIFEFSQQANGILAQALTDSDPEVQSVANWAAERMQSNQPRLASNPQASSTTTLPQAAQPEHPTTQPALLQEPQLTAEKPTQTQTSLLEQARQGNVQALAALMNEAWQPSGITVRASLDRGCLQLILEAEPMPPQQVVVQAIQRGIERLGVEFIYSVSIICTAANRTALEQATNGWTQLVEANARPAPAAIC from the coding sequence ATGTTGTTCTCCGTCAAGGCGATCAACCGCTTCCTTTACGAGTTGCCCAAGCAGCACTCTGCTCAGTCAGCTTTGGCAGTGGATTCAGCGATTGACTCAGCAAGCTCACCTGCGTTCTCTCCAGGATTAAAGAGTGAGAGTGATGGGCTCAGCCAATGGCTAGCTGAGTTGCAAACAGGAAACCGCCAACAGCGCCAGAAGGCAATTTGGCAGTTGGGCTTAGAAGGAGACTCCCGCGCCATTCAACCCCTGACTCAACTCCTACTCAACTCAGACTCTCAGCATCGCAGTCTGATTTTGGGAGCTCTCTCGGAGATCGGGGCACGGACGCTCAAGCCTCTCTACAATGCGCTGCTGATCTGTTTGCAGGACGAAAGCCCCGAAGTTCGCAAAAACGCCTTGCGCGATTTGACTCGGATTTTCGAGTTCTCGCAGCAGGCTAATGGCATCCTGGCTCAGGCCCTGACCGATTCTGATCCAGAGGTTCAGTCGGTTGCAAATTGGGCAGCTGAGCGCATGCAGTCTAATCAGCCTCGGCTTGCCAGCAACCCACAGGCTAGCAGCACGACGACACTGCCGCAGGCAGCGCAGCCAGAGCATCCAACAACTCAGCCAGCCTTGCTGCAAGAACCGCAACTGACTGCGGAGAAGCCCACTCAAACCCAAACCAGTTTGCTGGAACAAGCGCGACAGGGCAACGTGCAGGCATTAGCAGCGCTGATGAATGAAGCCTGGCAACCCAGCGGCATTACAGTGCGGGCCAGTCTTGATCGAGGCTGTTTACAGCTGATTCTAGAAGCCGAACCTATGCCTCCCCAACAGGTTGTAGTGCAGGCGATTCAGCGGGGTATTGAGCGTTTGGGCGTCGAGTTCATTTACAGCGTCAGTATTATTTGCACAGCTGCAAATCGCACCGCGCTAGAACAGGCAACCAACGGCTGGACTCAGCTTGTGGAAGCCAATGCCAGACCGGCTCCAGCTGCAATATGTTAA
- a CDS encoding DUF11 domain-containing protein, translating to MRVRADFLERFCWLLAALVIGYAIEPTIPATAQDAIRNSARAGFTGTNIPPVDSNEVTTPIRVSNASLEIVKVGDRAAAEPGDTVLYRLAIRNTGLVALRDFTITDVLPLGLSFVSRSLQGSVTRGNTTTPVNQLQANASGRTVRITYADSLEPQQILNVVYAAVVTPDAIRGTGRNAASVVGKTPNGREVPTGPVSHLLRIRSGILSECGTLIGRVFVDKNFDGEQQPGEAGVPNAVIFMDDGNRITTDPNGLFSLANVIAGSRTGTLDLSSLPGYTLAPNLYRIERNSQSRLVRLSPGGLARMNFAVTPTFGEGQRPQ from the coding sequence ATGAGAGTTCGAGCGGACTTCCTGGAACGATTTTGTTGGCTTCTAGCTGCGTTGGTGATCGGTTATGCAATTGAACCAACTATTCCGGCCACCGCTCAAGACGCCATTCGCAACTCAGCTCGGGCTGGGTTCACGGGCACCAATATCCCGCCCGTTGACTCCAACGAGGTGACAACTCCGATTAGAGTTAGCAACGCATCTCTAGAAATCGTCAAGGTGGGCGACCGGGCGGCGGCAGAGCCAGGGGATACCGTTCTTTACCGGCTCGCCATTCGCAATACGGGTCTAGTTGCGCTGCGCGATTTTACAATTACTGATGTTTTGCCTCTGGGCTTAAGTTTTGTCTCTCGGTCTCTACAAGGTTCTGTCACTAGAGGCAATACAACAACCCCAGTTAATCAGCTTCAAGCCAATGCCTCAGGACGCACAGTCAGAATTACCTACGCTGATAGTCTGGAACCGCAGCAAATTCTGAACGTGGTATATGCCGCTGTAGTCACTCCAGATGCCATTCGAGGGACAGGACGGAACGCCGCTTCAGTGGTAGGCAAAACTCCTAATGGGAGAGAAGTTCCAACCGGTCCTGTAAGCCATTTATTGCGCATTCGTTCAGGAATTTTGTCAGAGTGTGGCACCTTAATTGGTCGAGTTTTTGTTGATAAAAACTTTGATGGCGAACAGCAACCCGGTGAAGCGGGCGTACCTAACGCTGTGATTTTTATGGATGACGGAAATCGCATTACTACCGATCCCAACGGGCTATTTTCTCTAGCCAATGTCATCGCCGGTAGCCGCACAGGGACACTGGACCTGAGCAGCCTACCGGGTTATACCTTGGCACCCAATTTGTATCGCATCGAGCGTAATAGCCAATCTCGGCTGGTCCGTCTGTCACCAGGAGGCTTGGCTCGCATGAATTTTGCCGTTACGCCCACCTTTGGGGAAGGTCAACGTCCTCAATGA
- a CDS encoding TonB-dependent receptor yields MKFPPASPTFIFYLLFFASTPLALLGTVPAVWANETKASEVGINEPETSETRTVVAQAGGVSILSPQTSEVSEAATNLVIRYPAATQVEVTVNQKPLDPSLPNQVVQDEAQDDAQNLVIQSWPRIPLETGENVLRVRALPDGPATNVTVTVKNTAPRLELFAANAPQIPADGRSTLTLQGQLSDASGARILQDTLVTLTTSAGKFIGADQDTDRPGFQVIARQGEFTAQLQSTLEAQKVRVRASLDPKQGQEQRRQEQQNQNQNQDQIEAETQVEFVTNLRTSLVSGSLSLRIGNSGSDFYRGFRDFLNPELLDDGTQVDFNAAVFATGRLGEWLFTGAWNNQRPLNQTCDNETRLFRDLQFCDQQYPVYGDSSTVDYLTPSIDSVYVRLERTSPVPGAEPDYAMWGDYNTEEFARASQLFSATTRQLHGFKLNYNLGNFQASVLYGNNVEGFQRDTIAPDGTSGYYFLSRRLLVEGSENVFLEIEEINRPGTVLERKTFSRGVDYDIDYDRGTILFRRPILATEFDPFGTTLVRRIVATYQYEGRGNTGTDLYAGRLQYNFSQEFNRESWAGISYLRDNQGDRNFELYGFDTLIPLGENSQFIAEVARSRNDSVYRGDITGTAYRFELNAALSQDLRGRLYYRDVDEDFSNNATISFTPGQTRYGASVNARIGPSTTFEALYDRESNYGISSLERTTFNDLFNPGIEPRPGSRVDNTLTTISAGIQQRFGAAELSLNWVNRDREDRIGDDDLDGNASQLVSRLTIPILQNLSFRAQNELNLGESDPLYPDRTVVGLNWAVMPGVSVQLNHQFYTEGRFARYSVTSLDTILEHSFSEDTKMTGRYSLLGGANGTTMQGAVGLNHRWTIAPGLRINLTYERLFGDVFGRTAAGDRYPQPYAVSQSAASLGLRSGHSYSVGFEYTDNPALQASARYEHRSDGDDDNTVISAAVTGKVSPSLTALLRYQQANSSNQLLTGLGDTSSVRLGLAYRDLQSDRFNALLRYEYRKNPSVIPDTLLFGNGTGSQDHTFALEAIYAPNWQWEFYGKYALRSSTTDFARNFSNNGFVSLAQFRTAYQLSYNMDLAGEVRWISQNSTDYNELGFVLETGYYLTPNLRLAAGYSFGRVSDREFDSRSDSGPYVTLTVKLNELFNGFGLQRVAPRQQQESQVTQVSAPTGETP; encoded by the coding sequence ATGAAATTTCCCCCAGCATCGCCAACTTTTATTTTCTATCTGCTGTTTTTTGCATCCACACCATTGGCACTTTTAGGCACTGTTCCAGCAGTGTGGGCCAATGAAACTAAAGCGAGTGAAGTCGGGATCAATGAACCCGAAACGAGTGAAACCAGAACGGTTGTGGCGCAAGCTGGTGGGGTGAGCATTCTCAGCCCCCAAACCTCCGAAGTTAGCGAAGCCGCAACGAATCTGGTGATTCGCTATCCTGCCGCCACACAGGTAGAAGTCACTGTTAATCAAAAGCCTTTGGATCCATCCCTGCCTAACCAAGTAGTGCAGGACGAAGCTCAAGATGACGCTCAGAATCTGGTCATTCAAAGCTGGCCCCGCATTCCATTAGAGACTGGCGAGAATGTATTGCGGGTTCGGGCATTGCCGGATGGTCCAGCCACTAATGTGACGGTAACGGTCAAAAATACGGCGCCGCGCTTAGAACTTTTTGCCGCCAATGCCCCCCAAATCCCTGCCGATGGCCGCTCGACGCTTACACTTCAGGGTCAGCTCAGTGACGCCAGTGGCGCCCGGATTTTACAAGATACGCTGGTCACACTCACAACCAGCGCTGGCAAATTCATAGGAGCGGATCAGGATACAGACCGACCTGGTTTTCAAGTCATAGCAAGGCAGGGCGAGTTCACCGCCCAGTTGCAATCCACTTTAGAAGCCCAGAAAGTCCGAGTTCGTGCCAGCTTAGATCCCAAGCAGGGGCAAGAACAGCGAAGGCAAGAACAGCAAAACCAAAACCAAAACCAAGACCAAATCGAAGCCGAAACTCAGGTAGAGTTCGTCACCAACTTACGTACGTCATTGGTCAGCGGCTCGCTCAGTTTGCGCATTGGTAACTCGGGCAGCGATTTCTACCGGGGTTTCCGCGATTTCTTAAATCCTGAGCTACTAGATGACGGCACTCAGGTTGACTTTAATGCGGCAGTTTTCGCCACCGGTCGTCTTGGTGAATGGTTATTCACAGGGGCTTGGAACAACCAGCGTCCGCTGAATCAAACTTGCGATAACGAAACACGGCTGTTTCGCGATCTGCAGTTTTGCGATCAGCAATACCCTGTTTATGGCGATAGCTCGACAGTCGATTATTTAACGCCTTCGATTGACAGTGTTTATGTCCGTTTAGAACGAACTTCGCCTGTGCCTGGTGCCGAACCAGACTATGCGATGTGGGGAGACTACAACACGGAGGAGTTTGCTAGAGCCTCGCAACTGTTTAGTGCCACCACGCGTCAACTGCACGGGTTCAAACTCAATTACAATCTGGGCAACTTTCAAGCCTCGGTTCTCTACGGCAATAACGTTGAGGGGTTCCAGCGCGACACGATCGCGCCCGATGGCACGAGTGGCTATTACTTTCTCTCGCGTCGGCTGCTAGTTGAAGGCAGTGAAAATGTTTTCCTAGAGATTGAAGAAATCAATCGTCCCGGCACGGTCCTTGAGCGCAAAACCTTCAGCCGCGGCGTTGACTACGATATTGACTATGACCGAGGCACTATCCTGTTCCGCCGTCCGATTCTAGCCACTGAATTTGACCCATTCGGAACGACTTTAGTCCGTCGGATCGTTGCCACCTATCAATACGAAGGACGGGGCAATACCGGTACTGATCTCTATGCAGGTCGCCTGCAATACAACTTCTCTCAAGAGTTTAATCGCGAAAGTTGGGCCGGCATTAGCTATCTGCGCGATAACCAAGGGGACCGCAACTTTGAGCTGTACGGCTTCGATACGTTGATTCCTTTGGGTGAGAACTCGCAGTTTATTGCTGAAGTGGCTCGTTCTCGCAATGACTCAGTTTATCGAGGCGATATTACGGGTACGGCCTATCGGTTTGAACTGAATGCAGCCCTCAGTCAAGACCTGCGGGGTCGGCTGTATTACCGGGATGTCGACGAAGACTTTAGCAACAACGCGACTATCAGTTTTACGCCAGGTCAAACTCGTTACGGAGCCTCTGTTAATGCTCGGATCGGCCCGAGTACAACCTTCGAAGCTCTCTATGACCGCGAAAGTAATTACGGTATTTCCTCACTAGAGCGCACGACCTTTAATGATCTGTTCAATCCAGGTATAGAGCCTCGACCTGGCAGCCGGGTTGACAATACTCTAACCACGATTAGTGCTGGCATTCAGCAAAGATTCGGCGCTGCTGAATTGAGCTTGAACTGGGTGAATCGCGACCGGGAAGATCGCATCGGAGATGACGATCTAGATGGCAACGCCAGCCAGTTAGTTTCTCGCTTAACCATTCCCATTCTTCAAAATCTCAGCTTCAGAGCTCAGAACGAATTGAACTTGGGCGAGAGCGATCCGCTCTATCCTGACCGCACTGTAGTGGGCCTGAACTGGGCGGTAATGCCCGGTGTGAGTGTGCAGCTCAATCACCAGTTTTATACGGAGGGTCGCTTCGCCCGTTACTCAGTTACTAGCCTGGATACGATTCTGGAACACAGCTTTTCAGAAGACACCAAAATGACTGGGCGTTACTCGCTGTTGGGAGGGGCCAATGGCACAACTATGCAGGGGGCGGTTGGCTTAAATCACCGCTGGACGATTGCACCAGGCCTGAGGATTAACTTGACCTATGAGCGCTTGTTTGGCGATGTCTTTGGCCGCACTGCCGCTGGTGATCGTTACCCTCAACCTTATGCAGTCAGCCAAAGTGCTGCCTCGTTGGGTTTGCGTTCTGGCCATAGCTATAGCGTCGGCTTTGAATACACCGATAACCCTGCCCTTCAAGCCAGTGCCCGCTATGAGCATCGCTCCGATGGTGATGACGATAATACGGTGATTTCGGCAGCGGTCACTGGCAAGGTTTCACCGTCCTTAACCGCGCTACTGCGCTATCAGCAAGCTAATTCATCGAACCAACTGCTCACTGGCTTGGGTGACACAAGTAGTGTGCGCTTGGGCTTAGCTTATCGTGATCTTCAAAGCGACCGCTTTAACGCCTTGTTGCGCTACGAATATCGCAAGAATCCTTCAGTCATTCCTGACACTCTACTGTTTGGTAATGGCACAGGTTCTCAAGACCATACCTTCGCCTTAGAAGCCATCTATGCCCCTAATTGGCAGTGGGAATTTTATGGCAAGTATGCTTTGCGCAGTAGCACTACTGATTTTGCCCGCAACTTCAGCAACAACGGCTTTGTCTCTCTGGCTCAATTCCGAACTGCTTATCAATTGAGTTACAACATGGACTTAGCGGGTGAAGTGCGCTGGATTAGTCAGAACTCCACTGACTATAACGAGTTAGGCTTTGTGCTGGAAACAGGCTACTATCTCACGCCCAATTTAAGGTTGGCAGCAGGTTATAGTTTCGGTCGGGTAAGCGACCGCGAGTTCGATTCCCGTTCCGATTCGGGTCCTTACGTCACGCTCACCGTTAAGCTCAACGAACTGTTCAATGGCTTTGGTCTGCAACGAGTTGCCCCTCGACAGCAACAGGAATCGCAGGTTACTCAGGTCAGCGCCCCTACGGGTGAAACACCATGA
- a CDS encoding NAD(P)/FAD-dependent oxidoreductase yields MQDVIVMGAGMAGLACARALRRAGFTVTVLEKARGVGGRLATRRVQDTQVDHGAQYLSVRGNSFERFVQELRLQGVAREWTRTIYSLTDQGLQEPPLDDLRQRYVCSEGMTAVAKYLANGIDVQLKQRIVNIEANAEGWQLSSESGEQWSSTNLVSTLPAPQFLALFESLLKADPAFLKTVRSVTFDPSLAVMAGYRRMDHEPLPSAWQAIRCPEDAVLSWIALDSSRRTPDDAERQPVFVLQSTADFARHYLDGDLDQAGTQMLAQAASYLEPWLREPEWWQIHRWRYALPSETLGVSCLSTVLRPEKNPLRLVCAGDWCIGPSVESAYLSGLAAAERLGQLLTKVRIGQA; encoded by the coding sequence ATGCAGGACGTGATTGTCATGGGAGCAGGGATGGCAGGTTTAGCCTGTGCCAGAGCCCTGCGTCGAGCGGGCTTTACAGTGACAGTTTTGGAGAAGGCGAGAGGCGTTGGCGGGCGTTTGGCGACTCGCCGCGTTCAAGACACCCAGGTTGATCACGGTGCCCAGTACCTCTCAGTGCGTGGTAATAGTTTCGAGCGCTTTGTTCAGGAGCTACGCCTGCAAGGCGTAGCCCGCGAGTGGACCCGAACCATCTACAGCCTCACTGATCAGGGGTTGCAAGAGCCCCCGCTTGATGACCTGCGCCAGCGCTATGTCTGTTCAGAGGGCATGACTGCGGTTGCTAAATACTTGGCTAACGGTATAGATGTGCAGCTCAAGCAACGAATCGTCAACATCGAAGCGAATGCAGAGGGCTGGCAACTGAGCAGCGAGTCTGGAGAACAGTGGTCTAGCACCAACCTGGTGTCTACTCTGCCTGCACCCCAATTTCTCGCGTTGTTTGAATCGCTGCTGAAAGCTGACCCTGCTTTCCTAAAAACGGTTCGCTCTGTAACCTTTGACCCAAGTTTGGCTGTGATGGCCGGTTACCGCCGCATGGATCATGAACCGCTGCCTAGTGCCTGGCAGGCCATTCGTTGCCCTGAAGATGCCGTTCTAAGTTGGATTGCGCTGGATAGCAGTCGTCGCACACCAGACGATGCCGAGCGTCAGCCAGTCTTTGTTCTTCAAAGCACAGCTGACTTTGCTCGACATTATCTCGATGGTGATCTAGACCAAGCAGGAACACAGATGTTGGCTCAAGCAGCTAGCTATCTGGAGCCCTGGCTACGGGAACCAGAGTGGTGGCAAATTCACCGCTGGCGCTATGCCTTACCCAGTGAAACCCTAGGTGTCTCCTGCCTGTCAACTGTGCTGCGACCAGAAAAGAATCCCCTAAGACTGGTATGTGCAGGGGACTGGTGCATTGGACCCAGCGTGGAATCAGCCTATCTGTCAGGTTTAGCTGCCGCTGAGCGGCTGGGCCAACTCCTGACTAAAGTTCGGATTGGTCAGGCTTAG
- a CDS encoding SRPBCC family protein — protein sequence MILMAAFATAHSLVRTYQAYSSAPVETIWQKVVDLADVSWHPLLTDTNIPRGLTVRPGLIYQAVTRLAPIPIRIFVERVNPGELLSVRILALPGIQERVIYRVESTICGTRISYSVTLSGWFSPLVWWILRPYAARVAAELALAVENESSLGHSSGSRGFQLF from the coding sequence ATGATTTTGATGGCCGCCTTCGCCACTGCCCATTCCTTGGTGCGAACCTATCAAGCCTACAGCTCTGCCCCGGTCGAGACGATTTGGCAGAAGGTCGTGGATTTGGCAGATGTATCCTGGCATCCTTTGCTGACTGACACCAACATTCCCAGAGGTCTCACTGTACGTCCAGGGCTAATTTACCAGGCTGTGACCCGTTTGGCGCCAATTCCCATTCGCATTTTCGTTGAACGGGTGAATCCTGGTGAACTGCTCAGCGTGCGCATTCTGGCCCTACCGGGTATTCAGGAGCGCGTGATTTATCGAGTCGAATCCACCATCTGTGGAACTCGGATCTCTTACTCAGTGACGCTCAGTGGTTGGTTTTCGCCTCTAGTTTGGTGGATTCTGCGCCCGTATGCAGCGCGAGTGGCAGCTGAGTTAGCCTTGGCCGTGGAGAACGAGAGCAGTTTAGGCCATAGCTCAGGCTCTAGAGGTTTCCAGCTCTTTTAG
- a CDS encoding FAD-binding domain-containing protein, with protein sequence MRSPLTLCWHRRDLRLADNTALHAAWQHSQRLLGLFILDPTLLNPEEVAPVRVRFMLESLAVLAERYRQWGSRLLIIQGDPVPSLVQTAQMLEAQAVFFNRDVEPYAHERDRAAKTALEAVGIEAKPYWDMLHPPKTVLTGQGSPYTVYTPYWRNWSAQPKPEPYAAPSVCELTAEELETLSQAVGAIELPSAAQLGFDWDQELPVEPGEVAAQQILEGFCDQALRDYQEQRNFPANEGTSRLSAHIKFGTLGMRTLWAATQEVKLIARSDEEHDSIRTWQQELAWREFYQQALFHFPVLAAEPHRKGMAGFPWENDPEKFQSWCEGRTGYPIVDAAMRQMNGSGWMHNRCRMIVASFLTKDLLIDPRLGEKYFMQKLIDGDLAPNNGGWQWSASSGMDPKPLRIFNPNTQAQKFDPDAEYIRHWVPELRNLDAEQLVTGKISSRERDACGYPEPIVDHKQRQQMFKTHYQNVRTPDATDPMEIAGRSTSQPVI encoded by the coding sequence ATGCGTTCCCCTCTGACTCTCTGCTGGCATCGTCGTGACCTGCGTTTGGCAGACAATACTGCTTTACATGCAGCCTGGCAGCATTCGCAGCGCTTGCTAGGGCTATTTATTCTTGACCCCACGTTACTCAATCCAGAGGAAGTGGCGCCAGTTCGCGTGCGCTTCATGCTGGAGAGTTTGGCAGTGTTGGCCGAGCGTTACCGGCAGTGGGGCAGTCGCCTTTTAATTATTCAAGGTGATCCGGTACCAAGCCTGGTGCAGACTGCGCAGATGCTTGAGGCTCAAGCCGTGTTCTTCAATCGCGATGTCGAACCTTATGCCCATGAGCGAGATCGAGCGGCTAAGACAGCGCTAGAAGCAGTTGGCATTGAGGCGAAGCCCTATTGGGACATGCTGCACCCGCCCAAGACTGTCCTTACCGGCCAAGGCTCACCCTACACGGTTTACACACCCTACTGGCGCAACTGGAGTGCTCAACCGAAACCTGAACCTTACGCTGCACCTTCGGTTTGTGAGCTCACTGCCGAAGAACTAGAGACGCTGAGTCAGGCTGTGGGGGCAATTGAGCTACCCTCTGCGGCCCAACTGGGCTTTGACTGGGACCAGGAGTTGCCGGTGGAACCCGGTGAAGTTGCGGCGCAGCAAATTTTAGAAGGCTTCTGCGACCAAGCTTTGCGTGACTACCAGGAACAGCGGAATTTCCCGGCTAACGAGGGCACCTCGCGGCTCAGCGCTCACATCAAGTTCGGCACGCTGGGGATGCGCACTCTCTGGGCGGCCACGCAAGAAGTGAAACTAATCGCTCGCAGCGACGAAGAGCACGACAGCATTCGCACTTGGCAGCAGGAGTTAGCCTGGCGCGAGTTTTACCAACAAGCCCTGTTTCACTTTCCGGTACTGGCGGCAGAACCCCATCGCAAAGGTATGGCTGGATTTCCCTGGGAGAACGACCCGGAGAAATTCCAGTCCTGGTGTGAGGGGCGCACTGGTTACCCGATTGTCGATGCTGCCATGCGCCAGATGAACGGGTCGGGTTGGATGCACAACCGCTGTCGCATGATTGTTGCCAGCTTTCTCACCAAGGATTTGTTAATTGATCCACGGTTGGGCGAGAAATATTTCATGCAGAAGCTCATCGATGGCGACCTGGCTCCTAACAATGGCGGCTGGCAATGGAGTGCTTCCAGTGGCATGGACCCTAAACCGCTGCGCATCTTCAATCCCAACACGCAGGCCCAGAAGTTTGACCCCGATGCCGAGTACATCCGGCACTGGGTGCCAGAACTGCGCAATTTGGATGCAGAACAACTAGTAACTGGCAAGATTTCTAGCCGTGAACGGGATGCTTGCGGTTATCCAGAGCCCATTGTCGATCACAAACAGCGACAGCAGATGTTCAAGACGCACTATCAGAATGTGCGCACTCCAGATGCCACTGACCCGATGGAAATCGCAGGCCGCTCAACCAGCCAGCCGGTGATTTAG